In Nitrosospira briensis C-128, a genomic segment contains:
- a CDS encoding TonB-dependent receptor codes for MRSFSFFLVGLLWVSPASAAEDSDQSKKSPPKYDNTGPRTEGVATQISPSAGAVNGLMVQSGNPASSAEDTDRVSSGAGSLPGSDTKAAGKVSGKNKRKDENKDNPAQDSVSETVFKEMVVTGETERDTHYTSPSTRVTRSQIELQNAQTTEEVLKYQPSLQIRQRYVGDPNGVLGIRGADMFSTARNMVYADGLPLHNFLQASFNGAPRWSMVGPNEIDSVDVVYGPFSAEYSGNSIGGVVNIKTRMPHKQEFYVESSLFIQPYKLYGPDQGTFIGDRQYVSYGNRIQDRFTVFLAYNRLEAQSHPQSYFIDNTGLFDVPGGTPVTGGIRTPDTRGTPSMIYGDTGPEKVQTHLFKGKFGYDITQDLQAIFTVAYEDRTRNQNRPRNYVSDTTGQPFWGGAAPPCKTIEDCAVPGNASLDGTRFDVVQRGFGGSQDKRETLNLGLQLRGTLTPNLNVDTTISYFDVLKDTRASAFFSPKDPANTGAGQIQDFRKFSWLNYDLKLSTPALLGNEKLSLLSGYHFDQYNLSFRQYALTDYATLTRGALQPGANNDGQTSTHAIFAQSAYRFLPDWDVTAGARQEWWSASNGVVGSTSVPDRAVSALSPKVSLGYEPGPWKLRYSFGRAHRFPVIAELYQSIGTPTQIVTANAALKPENGVHHNFMFEYALPKGYVRVNVFRDDIKDAIQQVLAASGVQSKASFQNIDQTSTTGVEFIFDQRRILGSKFDFMFNGTWMNAKVDKGPTIIFTDSTGRSSNFDLTGKQRIRLPHWRANFFTTYHATEAWDIAFSGRYTSDSFNDLDNRDHVNDVFGAQSDFFFLDFKTSYRHKFQSGLKSRFSFGITNLNNDKAFVFHPYPQRTFLVEAAFSY; via the coding sequence ATGAGATCTTTCTCGTTTTTCCTGGTGGGTCTGCTTTGGGTATCTCCGGCCTCTGCAGCCGAAGATTCGGATCAATCAAAAAAATCTCCGCCGAAATACGATAATACGGGTCCCCGCACAGAGGGAGTTGCCACCCAAATATCCCCTTCCGCTGGTGCCGTCAACGGGTTAATGGTGCAGTCAGGCAACCCAGCTTCATCGGCGGAAGATACGGATCGGGTGTCGTCTGGCGCCGGCTCACTCCCTGGTTCTGACACGAAGGCGGCGGGTAAGGTCTCCGGCAAGAACAAGCGCAAGGATGAAAATAAGGATAATCCGGCGCAAGACAGCGTATCGGAAACGGTATTCAAGGAAATGGTTGTTACCGGCGAGACCGAGCGTGACACCCATTACACTTCGCCTTCGACGCGCGTGACCCGGTCACAGATCGAGCTGCAAAACGCGCAAACCACGGAGGAGGTACTGAAATATCAGCCGAGCCTGCAAATCCGGCAGCGTTATGTCGGTGATCCCAACGGTGTTCTCGGCATTCGGGGCGCGGATATGTTCTCGACCGCGCGCAATATGGTCTATGCAGATGGCTTGCCGCTGCACAACTTTCTGCAGGCTTCCTTTAACGGCGCGCCGCGCTGGTCGATGGTCGGCCCCAATGAAATCGATTCCGTCGACGTCGTTTACGGGCCTTTCTCGGCGGAATATAGCGGAAACTCCATCGGCGGTGTGGTAAACATAAAAACGCGCATGCCGCATAAGCAGGAGTTTTATGTCGAGAGCAGCTTATTCATTCAGCCCTATAAACTTTACGGGCCGGATCAAGGAACGTTCATAGGCGATCGGCAATACGTTTCCTATGGCAATCGAATCCAGGATCGGTTTACAGTATTCCTGGCCTACAACCGTCTTGAAGCGCAGAGCCATCCACAGTCCTACTTCATCGACAATACGGGACTATTCGATGTGCCGGGCGGCACCCCGGTCACGGGTGGCATACGGACGCCCGATACTCGCGGTACGCCCAGCATGATCTACGGCGATACCGGGCCGGAAAAGGTACAAACCCACTTGTTCAAGGGCAAGTTTGGTTATGACATTACCCAGGATCTTCAGGCGATCTTCACGGTTGCATACGAGGACCGCACGCGCAACCAGAATCGCCCCCGCAACTATGTAAGCGACACAACTGGACAGCCATTTTGGGGAGGGGCAGCGCCGCCTTGCAAAACTATCGAAGACTGCGCCGTACCCGGTAACGCTTCCTTGGATGGGACCCGGTTCGATGTTGTGCAACGTGGTTTTGGAGGCAGCCAGGACAAGCGGGAAACGCTGAATCTAGGGTTGCAGCTACGCGGCACTCTCACTCCAAACTTGAATGTCGACACGACTATCAGCTATTTTGATGTGCTGAAAGACACGCGCGCTTCAGCTTTCTTCAGTCCCAAGGACCCGGCAAATACTGGCGCGGGGCAGATACAGGATTTCAGGAAATTCAGCTGGCTGAATTATGACCTCAAGCTAAGCACGCCAGCGCTACTCGGCAACGAGAAACTATCACTTCTGAGCGGATATCATTTTGATCAATACAATTTAAGCTTTCGGCAGTATGCACTGACGGACTATGCCACGCTTACTCGCGGTGCCTTGCAGCCTGGCGCGAACAATGACGGCCAGACATCGACTCATGCGATCTTTGCCCAATCCGCATATCGTTTCTTGCCCGACTGGGATGTAACGGCAGGAGCGCGTCAGGAATGGTGGTCGGCTTCCAACGGTGTTGTCGGCAGTACTTCAGTACCGGATCGCGCCGTATCGGCGCTTTCACCCAAAGTCTCGCTAGGCTATGAGCCTGGACCGTGGAAACTCCGTTATTCCTTCGGCCGGGCTCATCGATTCCCCGTCATTGCCGAGCTTTATCAATCAATTGGTACCCCGACCCAGATCGTGACGGCAAACGCCGCGCTTAAGCCCGAAAACGGGGTACACCATAATTTCATGTTTGAGTACGCGCTACCCAAGGGTTACGTCCGCGTGAATGTGTTCCGCGATGATATCAAGGATGCCATTCAGCAGGTTCTGGCAGCCTCGGGCGTTCAATCGAAGGCTTCATTTCAGAATATCGATCAGACCAGCACTACCGGGGTGGAATTTATCTTTGACCAACGGCGGATACTTGGCTCGAAATTCGATTTCATGTTTAATGGAACCTGGATGAACGCAAAGGTAGACAAGGGTCCCACCATCATTTTTACAGATTCGACCGGAAGGTCAAGTAATTTTGATCTCACGGGTAAACAACGCATCCGCCTACCTCACTGGCGAGCGAATTTTTTTACTACCTACCATGCTACAGAAGCTTGGGACATTGCATTCTCCGGTCGTTATACCAGTGATTCGTTTAACGATCTCGATAACCGTGACCATGTAAATGACGTGTTTGGCGCGCAGAGCGATTTCTTCTTCCTGGACTTCAAAACCAGCTATCGGCACAAGTTCCAGAGCGGCCTTAAAAGCCGATTCTCGTTCGGTATTACCAACCTGAACAATGACAAAGCCTTTGTGTTTCACCCCTATCCGCAACGCACCTTCCTGGTGGAAGCTGCGTTCAGCTATTGA
- the serB gene encoding phosphoserine phosphatase SerB → MNLIIQGLEVANSDLRELAKLAGADHIERITGQAFRLENASRREHVAEYCADAELDFAFIEQTVQLSDFGLVAMDMDSTLLAIESIDEIADMHGMKPQVSEITQRTMRGEIVFAESLRQRTALLQGLGQDALQQVYDERVRLSPGAEKMLERMKSAGLRSMVISGGFTFFTDRIKTKLNLDYAAANKLEITDGKLTGKVLGEIIGASGKAEVLKSVREKLGLRREQVIAIGDGANDLKMMEEAGISIAYHAKPIVQEKATYAINHVGLDGVVNLFA, encoded by the coding sequence ATGAATCTGATAATACAAGGGCTTGAGGTAGCAAACAGCGATTTGAGAGAGTTGGCGAAACTCGCCGGCGCTGACCATATCGAACGAATCACAGGCCAGGCGTTTCGGCTGGAAAACGCAAGTCGCCGCGAGCATGTGGCTGAATACTGCGCCGACGCCGAACTGGATTTCGCATTCATCGAACAAACGGTACAGCTCTCCGATTTTGGCCTGGTTGCGATGGATATGGATTCAACCCTGCTTGCGATCGAGTCCATTGATGAAATAGCCGATATGCACGGGATGAAACCTCAAGTATCGGAAATTACGCAGAGAACCATGCGTGGCGAAATCGTCTTCGCGGAAAGCTTGAGGCAGCGCACCGCCTTGCTGCAAGGGTTGGGCCAGGATGCATTGCAACAGGTTTACGATGAGCGCGTGCGACTCAGTCCCGGTGCGGAAAAAATGTTGGAACGGATGAAATCCGCCGGCCTCAGGAGCATGGTCATCTCTGGTGGATTCACGTTTTTTACAGATAGAATAAAAACAAAACTGAATCTCGATTACGCCGCAGCCAACAAGCTCGAAATTACGGATGGAAAACTCACCGGCAAGGTATTGGGGGAAATCATTGGCGCCTCGGGAAAAGCCGAAGTGCTAAAAAGTGTACGCGAAAAGCTGGGCTTGAGGCGCGAGCAAGTAATCGCCATCGGCGATGGCGCCAACGACCTCAAAATGATGGAAGAGGCCGGGATCAGCATCGCTTATCATGCGAAGCCCATCGTACAGGAGAAGGCGACCTATGCTATCAATCATGTGGGTCTGGATGGGGTAGTCAATTTGTTCGCATGA
- a CDS encoding sialidase family protein produces the protein MYRVLHIASIFLMSVSATALASQPDSANGGHNHSMWHAPKAMLAVGATLDENGRLWIARVEKQRLLVSWSDDEGKNFSTPVIVTPEPETISADGESRPKIAVARDGTVLLTWVQSLPQKYAGNVRFARSTDSGKSFSAPITLNDDGRITSHRFDSMAIDGNGRVVIAWLDARDRDAAKEKGENFTGTSIYTAKSDNNGKSFGPNHRFHEHTCECCKITLAWTKDGPVALWRNIFGANTRDFAIANLDKGGVRRATRDEWQIDACPHNGGSLAADRWGKLHLAWFTNGTARQGLFYKNIDGDWESRPMPIGNPAAQANHASVVVEDKIVILSWREFDGQSYSVQMMYSVNGGVSWSEPARLMLSAGATDYPVPLISGEKVLVVWNTAKEGLRIVPIERITAGRSS, from the coding sequence ATGTATCGGGTTCTTCATATTGCATCCATTTTCCTGATGAGCGTTTCGGCAACTGCGCTCGCAAGTCAGCCGGATTCAGCTAATGGAGGGCACAACCATTCAATGTGGCATGCGCCAAAGGCTATGCTGGCGGTGGGCGCAACGCTGGATGAGAATGGACGCTTATGGATAGCAAGGGTTGAGAAGCAGCGACTGCTGGTCTCCTGGTCGGACGACGAAGGAAAGAACTTCTCCACGCCGGTTATCGTCACGCCCGAACCGGAAACCATATCGGCTGATGGCGAGAGCCGGCCCAAGATTGCGGTTGCCCGCGACGGTACCGTACTTTTGACCTGGGTGCAGTCCCTGCCTCAGAAATATGCCGGCAACGTCCGGTTTGCGCGCTCGACGGATTCAGGTAAGAGCTTTTCCGCACCCATTACGCTGAATGACGATGGCCGCATCACCAGCCATCGGTTTGATTCGATGGCGATCGATGGCAACGGGCGGGTGGTAATTGCATGGCTGGATGCCCGTGATCGGGATGCGGCGAAGGAAAAAGGCGAAAATTTCACGGGCACATCGATATATACAGCTAAATCAGACAATAACGGCAAAAGTTTTGGCCCGAATCACCGATTTCACGAACATACATGCGAGTGTTGCAAAATTACGCTCGCCTGGACGAAAGACGGACCGGTCGCCCTCTGGCGGAATATTTTTGGTGCCAACACGCGCGATTTTGCCATTGCTAACCTGGATAAGGGTGGAGTGAGGCGTGCGACGCGTGACGAATGGCAAATTGATGCCTGTCCACATAATGGCGGGAGCCTCGCGGCTGACAGGTGGGGCAAGCTGCACCTGGCCTGGTTTACCAATGGCACGGCTCGCCAGGGATTGTTCTACAAGAATATTGACGGTGATTGGGAGTCCCGGCCCATGCCCATCGGCAATCCGGCGGCCCAAGCAAATCATGCCTCGGTCGTCGTGGAGGATAAAATCGTTATCCTATCCTGGCGCGAATTTGATGGGCAATCCTATTCCGTGCAGATGATGTATTCGGTTAATGGCGGTGTGTCCTGGAGCGAACCTGCACGTTTGATGTTGTCGGCTGGCGCAACGGATTATCCAGTACCGCTGATTAGCGGCGAGAAAGTGCTGGTGGTGTGGAATACCGCAAAAGAGGGGCTGCGAATTGTGCCGATTGAACGGATCACTGCCGGGCGCTCCAGCTGA
- a CDS encoding dicarboxylate/amino acid:cation symporter yields the protein MRKTSLNAQILAGVLAGLLLGLGLSLLGKESTAAQAGLYIAELVGTLFIDLLKMVMIPLVFTSIAVGVANLRAHRQMHKVWKATLGFFIFSMALAIMLGLTAANLVRPGAGLQLAMFQDAMQGFRAEQMALSDFFAHFLHSLFQNPMTALAQGNVIAVVVFALLLGIALVVGGERYANILILLQELLELMLMLVGWIMRLAPLGIMALLLKLAATQDAALLATLVEFIAVVVTTTLLHGMVVLPLILYLVTGMTPLKFWRGAREALITAFATSSSSATLPVTLRCVEQHLHVKRDIAGFVVPLGATLNMDGTALYEAVAALFIANLAGIELNLMQQMIVFLTAMLAAMGAPGIPSAGMVTMVVVLQSVGLPAEGIAILLPIDRLLDTFRTAVNVEGDMVGSLVVQKWVGHEQHINEH from the coding sequence ATGAGAAAGACATCGCTGAATGCGCAAATTCTGGCTGGTGTGCTGGCTGGTCTCCTGCTGGGTTTGGGGTTATCCCTGCTTGGAAAGGAATCCACAGCCGCGCAGGCTGGGTTATATATCGCTGAACTCGTCGGAACACTGTTTATCGACTTGTTGAAAATGGTGATGATTCCACTGGTGTTTACTTCCATCGCGGTGGGCGTTGCCAATTTACGCGCACACCGGCAGATGCACAAGGTATGGAAAGCAACGCTGGGCTTCTTCATATTCTCCATGGCGCTCGCGATCATGCTGGGGTTGACTGCCGCCAACCTTGTCCGTCCCGGCGCAGGGCTGCAGCTCGCGATGTTTCAGGATGCCATGCAGGGGTTTCGAGCCGAGCAAATGGCACTGTCCGATTTTTTCGCTCACTTCCTCCATTCGTTGTTCCAGAATCCAATGACTGCGCTGGCGCAGGGGAATGTGATTGCGGTGGTGGTTTTCGCGCTTTTGCTCGGGATTGCCCTGGTGGTGGGCGGCGAGCGCTACGCCAATATTCTCATTCTGTTACAGGAACTGCTGGAGTTGATGCTGATGCTGGTGGGCTGGATCATGCGGTTGGCGCCGCTCGGCATCATGGCATTGCTGTTGAAGCTGGCGGCCACGCAGGACGCGGCTTTGCTCGCCACATTGGTGGAATTTATCGCCGTAGTGGTGACGACAACGTTGTTGCACGGCATGGTGGTTCTGCCGTTGATTCTTTATCTGGTTACAGGCATGACCCCGCTGAAATTCTGGCGCGGGGCACGGGAGGCCTTGATAACGGCCTTCGCCACCAGTTCCAGTTCCGCCACTTTGCCGGTCACTTTGCGCTGTGTCGAGCAGCATCTGCATGTCAAACGCGATATTGCCGGTTTTGTCGTGCCGCTGGGCGCTACACTCAATATGGACGGTACCGCGTTGTACGAAGCGGTGGCCGCCCTGTTCATCGCTAATCTGGCAGGCATCGAGCTCAACCTCATGCAACAAATGATCGTGTTCCTGACGGCCATGCTGGCTGCAATGGGTGCGCCCGGCATACCCAGTGCCGGGATGGTGACGATGGTAGTGGTGCTGCAATCGGTCGGGCTACCCGCCGAAGGCATTGCCATCCTGTTGCCCATCGATCGCCTCCTGGATACATTTCGCACTGCGGTCAATGTCGAAGGCGACATGGTGGGAAGCCTGGTGGTGCAGAAATGGGTGGGGCATGAGCAGCACATCAACGAACATTAG